The following coding sequences are from one Arthrobacter sp. PvP023 window:
- a CDS encoding TetR/AcrR family transcriptional regulator, with product MATTSAAPGLRSDTLRNRKLIIRSAGRLFAEGRQATMADIARAAEVSTATAYRHFASVDDVLARFRFDVGSELLEFSRQQQATGLDLLRLVSSKWVMLVVAHGRAMVHTRSGEGYLARLRTGATHLTVQADALRTALSDTCLELGVTDPGDEAMFLWNVLFDPREIFDLIETLGLSPDEAARRLVATLVGALKGWCGPIGGHRQ from the coding sequence ATGGCCACCACGAGCGCAGCACCCGGGTTGCGCAGCGATACGCTCCGCAACCGGAAGCTCATCATCCGCTCCGCGGGAAGGCTGTTCGCCGAGGGCCGCCAGGCCACCATGGCCGATATTGCACGGGCCGCTGAAGTCTCAACGGCCACTGCGTACCGCCATTTCGCTTCCGTAGACGATGTTCTGGCCCGCTTCCGGTTCGACGTGGGCAGTGAACTCCTGGAGTTCAGCCGGCAGCAGCAGGCCACCGGACTGGACTTGCTGCGCCTCGTCAGCAGCAAGTGGGTCATGCTGGTGGTGGCACACGGCCGCGCGATGGTCCACACCCGGTCCGGTGAAGGCTACCTCGCCCGGCTGCGCACTGGTGCCACGCATCTGACCGTCCAGGCCGACGCCCTGCGGACAGCGCTTAGCGACACCTGCCTTGAACTTGGAGTCACCGACCCGGGGGATGAAGCCATGTTCCTGTGGAACGTACTGTTCGACCCGCGAGAAATCTTCGACCTGATCGAAACGCTGGGACTGAGTCCCGATGAGGCAGCACGCCGGCTGGTCGCCACGCTGGTCGGGGCACTAAAGGGCTGGTGCGGCCCGATCGGTGGGCACAGGCAATAA
- a CDS encoding pyridoxal phosphate-dependent aminotransferase, which translates to MTTPAAPSILSFRPSDAVQRVVQTSLRVQQPQSSGDLVSLAMGEPDFDTPQQVRDAAAKALQDGHTHYSPLLGEPVLRDELAVRIGALLGSAVSTNDVLITQGGTAGLAAAILGTVNPGDRVVIPDPTYSLYADLVSMAGGTIVPVPLAEDLHWDLEALAGALDGAKMFVFCNPSNPTGIVHSRAELEALAELVAGTDILVLSDEAYSDLVYTPEPFTSALEIEGLAGRTIYCQTFSKSYAMTGWRVGYLWGPADVIAAAARVHNTFNGSMNTAVQLAALTALQTCGPDIERMHASYAFRRELMYNGLKDIPGLTVSSPEGAFYLFPKYDAGLPAAEMVSHLRSHGVAVRPGSEFGRNGEFHLRLSYAASAAAITAGVERLAAGFAALK; encoded by the coding sequence GTGACGACACCTGCAGCACCCAGCATCCTCAGCTTCCGTCCTTCCGACGCCGTCCAGCGCGTGGTCCAGACGTCCCTGCGCGTCCAGCAGCCCCAGTCGAGCGGCGACCTGGTGTCCCTTGCCATGGGCGAACCCGACTTTGACACCCCCCAGCAGGTCCGCGACGCCGCCGCAAAGGCGCTGCAGGACGGCCACACCCACTACTCGCCGTTGCTGGGCGAACCAGTGCTCCGGGACGAACTCGCTGTCCGGATCGGAGCCCTGCTGGGGTCCGCCGTCAGCACCAATGATGTGCTGATCACCCAGGGCGGCACGGCAGGACTTGCCGCTGCGATCCTTGGTACCGTCAATCCGGGGGACAGGGTGGTCATTCCGGATCCCACCTACTCGCTGTACGCGGACCTGGTCAGCATGGCCGGCGGAACGATCGTTCCGGTGCCCCTCGCCGAGGACCTGCACTGGGACCTGGAGGCTCTGGCCGGTGCCCTCGACGGCGCGAAGATGTTCGTCTTCTGCAACCCGTCCAACCCCACCGGAATCGTCCACTCCCGCGCGGAGCTTGAAGCCCTGGCCGAGCTAGTCGCCGGCACCGATATCCTGGTGCTCTCCGATGAGGCCTACAGCGACCTGGTCTACACGCCGGAGCCGTTCACCTCCGCGCTGGAGATCGAGGGCCTCGCTGGCCGCACCATCTACTGCCAGACCTTCTCCAAGAGCTACGCCATGACCGGCTGGCGGGTCGGTTACCTGTGGGGCCCCGCGGACGTCATCGCCGCCGCCGCGAGGGTGCACAACACCTTCAACGGCTCCATGAACACGGCAGTCCAGCTCGCCGCCCTCACCGCCCTGCAGACCTGCGGTCCGGACATCGAACGGATGCACGCCTCCTACGCCTTCCGGCGCGAACTGATGTATAACGGCCTCAAGGACATCCCGGGTCTGACGGTCAGCTCACCGGAAGGTGCGTTCTACCTTTTCCCGAAGTACGACGCCGGCCTGCCGGCAGCTGAGATGGTGTCGCACCTGCGCAGCCACGGAGTAGCAGTCCGCCCCGGCAGCGAATTCGGACGAAATGGCGAGTTCCACCTGCGGCTCTCCTACGCCGCAAGTGCAGCGGCCATCACTGCCGGCGTGGAGCGGCTCGCGGCCGGCTTCGCAGCGTTGAAGTAA